Proteins encoded together in one Marinithermus hydrothermalis DSM 14884 window:
- a CDS encoding cupin domain-containing protein gives MNPGVIRQAANVEARPVDRGERAFIQVLLGPEDGVPHFVTRKFTILPGGRIPKHKHPTLEHEQYVLSGRMRLGIGDEVHEVGAGQAVYIPADTPHWYENIGAEPVEFLCVIPKTSHYATEWLEDEG, from the coding sequence ATGAACCCGGGCGTGATCCGTCAAGCGGCGAACGTTGAGGCGCGCCCCGTGGATCGGGGGGAGCGCGCCTTCATCCAGGTGCTGCTCGGTCCGGAGGACGGGGTGCCGCACTTCGTAACTCGGAAGTTCACGATCCTCCCTGGCGGGCGCATCCCCAAGCACAAGCACCCCACGCTCGAGCACGAGCAGTACGTGCTTTCCGGGCGGATGCGGCTTGGTATCGGGGACGAGGTGCACGAGGTGGGGGCGGGCCAGGCGGTGTATATTCCCGCGGACACCCCGCACTGGTACGAGAACATCGGTGCGGAACCGGTTGAGTTCCTTTGCGTGATCCCCAAGACGAGCCATTACGCCACGGAGTGGCTCGAGGACGAGGGATAA
- a CDS encoding ABC transporter permease has translation MRRKGSPWTGLWAILAKELADQLSSTRMRILEVLILLTALGTVYAATSALRATVAEDPFVFLKLFTTAQDPIPSFVAFLGFLIPLTAIALGFDAINSEHARHTLGRILSQPIYRDALLAGKFLAGLGTLAILLVALWLVVTGMGILFLGLPPGGEEVGRGLLFLLATLAFAGVWLGLAMLFSVLFRQPATAALAALSVWLFFAVFWDILAQLIAGALRPIEYGLPQEQLAQAQLLQALARISPNTLYGEIVLVLLNPSVRALGPVFFSQLQGAVLGSPLPLSQSLLLIWPHLAGLIAAVILLFAIGYVVFQRQEARA, from the coding sequence ATGAGGCGTAAGGGATCCCCGTGGACCGGGTTGTGGGCCATCCTGGCCAAGGAGCTCGCGGATCAGCTCTCGAGCACCCGCATGCGCATCCTGGAGGTCCTGATCCTCCTCACGGCGCTCGGCACCGTCTACGCGGCCACAAGCGCCCTGCGGGCCACCGTCGCGGAGGACCCGTTCGTTTTCCTAAAGCTCTTCACCACCGCCCAGGACCCGATTCCTTCTTTCGTCGCCTTTTTGGGCTTCCTGATCCCCCTTACCGCCATCGCCTTGGGGTTCGACGCGATCAACAGCGAGCACGCCCGACACACCCTCGGCCGCATCCTCTCCCAGCCCATCTACCGCGACGCGCTCCTCGCCGGGAAGTTCCTCGCAGGGCTCGGCACCCTCGCCATCCTCCTCGTGGCCTTGTGGCTCGTCGTGACGGGGATGGGCATCCTCTTCCTAGGCCTACCCCCGGGCGGGGAGGAGGTCGGCCGCGGGCTCTTGTTCCTCCTCGCCACCCTAGCCTTCGCCGGCGTGTGGCTCGGACTCGCCATGCTGTTCTCGGTGCTCTTCCGCCAGCCCGCCACCGCCGCGCTCGCCGCGCTCTCGGTCTGGCTGTTCTTCGCGGTGTTCTGGGACATTCTCGCCCAGCTCATCGCCGGCGCCCTCCGCCCGATCGAGTACGGGCTTCCCCAGGAGCAGCTCGCGCAAGCGCAGCTTCTTCAGGCCCTGGCCCGTATCTCCCCCAACACCCTCTACGGCGAGATCGTACTGGTCCTTCTCAACCCCTCGGTGCGCGCCCTAGGCCCCGTCTTCTTCTCGCAGCTCCAGGGGGCCGTGCTAGGAAGCCCGCTACCCCTCTCGCAGAGTCTCCTGCTCATCTGGCCACACCTTGCGGGCCTCATCGCCGCCGTGATCCTGCTGTTCGCGATCGGGTACGTGGTGTTCCAGCGCCAGGAGGCCCGGGCCTAG
- a CDS encoding ABC transporter ATP-binding protein, producing MKEAVIETQGLTKRYGRVVAVDNLNLRVHAGEVYGLLGPNGSGKTTTILMLLGLTEPTRGTVRVLGLDPAREPLEVKRRVGYLPDSVGFYVELTARENLMYTAKLNGIPRAEAQQRIEEVLERMGLAAVADRPVAAFSRGMRQRLGLADVLLKRPQIAILDEPTLGLDPEAAHQFLDLIASLKHEGITVLLSSHLLHQVQAICDRVGLFHQGRLVLEGTVPELAQRVLGGAWRIHLHAEGPNLEPHLAQLPGVVRVQRASNGVYTLEAEHDLRPEAAERVVQAGGRLLELSIEEPSLDEVYTRYFQEVRHEA from the coding sequence ATGAAAGAAGCGGTCATCGAAACCCAAGGCCTGACCAAACGCTACGGCCGGGTGGTCGCGGTGGATAACCTGAACCTCCGCGTCCACGCCGGGGAGGTCTACGGCCTGCTCGGCCCCAACGGCTCTGGAAAAACCACCACCATCCTGATGCTTCTGGGCCTAACCGAACCCACGCGGGGCACGGTGCGCGTGCTCGGTCTCGACCCCGCCCGGGAACCCCTCGAGGTCAAGCGCCGCGTGGGGTACCTGCCGGACTCGGTAGGGTTCTACGTGGAGCTCACCGCGCGGGAGAACCTCATGTACACCGCGAAGCTCAACGGCATCCCCCGCGCCGAGGCCCAGCAGCGGATCGAGGAGGTACTGGAACGCATGGGGCTAGCCGCGGTCGCGGACCGTCCCGTCGCGGCCTTCTCCCGCGGGATGCGTCAGCGGCTCGGCCTGGCGGACGTGCTCCTCAAGCGTCCCCAGATCGCAATCCTGGACGAACCCACCCTGGGTCTCGACCCCGAAGCGGCCCACCAGTTCCTGGACCTCATCGCCTCCCTTAAGCACGAGGGGATCACCGTGCTGCTCTCCTCCCACCTCCTACACCAGGTCCAGGCCATCTGCGACCGCGTGGGCCTCTTCCACCAAGGCCGCCTGGTGCTGGAAGGCACCGTTCCCGAACTGGCCCAACGGGTGCTCGGCGGCGCCTGGCGCATCCACCTGCACGCCGAAGGGCCCAACCTCGAACCGCACCTCGCCCAGCTGCCCGGCGTGGTGCGTGTGCAGCGCGCCTCGAACGGCGTGTACACCCTCGAGGCCGAGCACGACCTGCGCCCTGAGGCCGCTGAGCGCGTTGTCCAAGCGGGGGGGCGGCTGCTCGAGCTGAGCATCGAGGAGCCCAGCCTGGACGAGGTGTACACCCGCTACTTCCAGGAGGTGCGGCATGAGGCGTAA
- a CDS encoding NEW3 domain-containing protein: MLRHVWLLTVALGIAFAQNYKGLSLSTPYPAQTVRIDKSITLPLTVKSYGLPPQTVTLRITTIPDGWKATLLGNGRPIEAVFLEPDGTAEVSLKLEPPANATPGTYRFAVEAIGNGARSTLPITLTLGEVLPPQLNLEVELPVLKGTPTTNFRYRATLKNESDQDLLVNLEALAPEGFQVSFKPAFGSQEVTSLPVKAGESRRLDIEVDLPPQVPADTYTVRVRASAGEATAEVPLTLEVTGRPRISLSTPEGRLSGRATAGQETPIKLVVRNQGTAPAREVKLTAFEPSGWEVSFEPKEIPEIPPGETVEVTAKIKPSTRSLAGDYMVTLRASGEGVSDSVDFRVTVLTSTSWGIIGVGLIAVALGVVGFSVARFGRR, from the coding sequence ATGCTGCGACACGTGTGGCTCCTAACCGTGGCATTGGGCATAGCCTTCGCTCAAAACTACAAGGGGCTCTCCCTCTCCACCCCTTACCCTGCCCAGACCGTGAGGATCGACAAGAGCATCACCCTCCCACTCACGGTCAAGAGCTACGGCCTTCCCCCCCAGACCGTCACCCTCCGCATCACCACAATCCCGGACGGCTGGAAGGCCACTCTCCTAGGCAACGGGCGCCCGATCGAAGCGGTCTTCCTTGAGCCCGACGGCACGGCAGAGGTCAGCCTCAAGCTCGAGCCGCCCGCAAACGCCACGCCCGGCACCTACCGCTTCGCGGTAGAGGCCATAGGAAACGGCGCCCGCAGCACACTGCCCATCACGCTCACTCTCGGCGAGGTCCTGCCACCCCAGCTCAACCTTGAGGTCGAGCTGCCGGTGCTCAAGGGCACGCCGACCACCAACTTCCGCTACCGCGCCACCCTCAAGAACGAGAGCGACCAGGACCTCCTGGTGAACCTCGAGGCCCTCGCCCCCGAGGGCTTCCAGGTGAGCTTCAAGCCCGCCTTCGGCAGCCAGGAGGTCACGAGCCTTCCCGTCAAAGCGGGCGAGTCGCGCCGGCTGGACATCGAGGTGGACCTCCCGCCCCAGGTCCCGGCGGACACCTACACCGTCCGGGTGCGGGCCAGCGCGGGCGAGGCCACGGCGGAGGTGCCCCTCACCCTCGAGGTCACCGGCCGACCCCGGATCAGCCTGAGCACCCCCGAAGGCCGGCTCTCCGGCCGGGCCACCGCAGGCCAGGAGACCCCCATTAAGCTCGTGGTGCGCAACCAAGGCACCGCCCCCGCGCGAGAGGTGAAGCTCACCGCCTTCGAGCCCTCTGGTTGGGAGGTGAGCTTTGAGCCAAAGGAGATCCCGGAAATCCCCCCGGGCGAGACGGTGGAGGTCACCGCCAAGATCAAGCCCTCCACCCGCTCGCTCGCCGGGGATTACATGGTGACCCTGCGCGCTAGCGGCGAGGGGGTCTCGGACTCGGTGGACTTCCGCGTCACGGTGCTCACCTCGACGTCCTGGGGGATCATCGGCGTCGGCTTGATTGCCGTGGCGCTTGGCGTGGTTGGCTTCTCGGTAGCCCGGTTCGGACGGCGATGA
- a CDS encoding NAD-dependent succinate-semialdehyde dehydrogenase → MSQVEAPTQAFIAGSWLETGRTFEVRTPIDRQVIAQVADCGPEEARRAADAAVEAFAAWKQATAYERAAVLRRWYELMMQHAEGLARTMTLEMGKPLREARAEVRYAAGFVEWYAEEAKRVYGEVVPSQFPHKRLLALKQPVGPVFAITPWNFPAAMITRKAAPALAAGCTVILKPAEQSPLTALYLAKLWEEAGGPPGTLQVLPAQDPVPLSEVLISDERIRKLTFTGSTEVGKLLYEKAARTMKRVSLELGGHAPFLIFEDADIEKAVEQAMIAKFRNIGQSCVAANRLYVHARIKDAFAEAYAARVRRMKVGNPLEEDTEVGPLVDERALEKVQAHVEDARKRGARVVAGGQVEGLTFHPTVLVDVAPEARILQEETFGPVAPILAFEDESEAIQYANRAPYGLAAYVWTRDLSRAWRVAEALEYGIVGVNDGVPSTPQAPFGGMKYSGVGREGGKWGLEEFLEVKYVSMALP, encoded by the coding sequence GTGTCGCAGGTGGAAGCTCCTACGCAAGCCTTTATCGCCGGTAGCTGGCTCGAGACCGGGAGGACCTTTGAGGTGCGCACCCCGATCGACCGCCAGGTGATCGCCCAGGTCGCCGACTGTGGGCCTGAGGAGGCCAGGCGCGCCGCGGACGCCGCGGTGGAGGCCTTCGCCGCCTGGAAGCAAGCCACGGCGTACGAGCGGGCGGCGGTGCTGCGTCGCTGGTACGAGCTCATGATGCAGCACGCTGAGGGCCTAGCCCGCACCATGACCCTGGAGATGGGCAAGCCCCTCCGGGAGGCGCGCGCCGAGGTGCGGTACGCGGCGGGGTTCGTGGAGTGGTACGCCGAGGAGGCCAAGCGCGTCTACGGGGAAGTTGTGCCCAGCCAGTTCCCCCACAAGCGCCTGCTCGCGCTGAAGCAGCCTGTAGGCCCGGTGTTCGCCATCACCCCGTGGAACTTCCCCGCGGCGATGATCACGCGCAAGGCCGCGCCCGCCCTCGCGGCGGGGTGTACCGTCATCCTCAAGCCCGCCGAGCAGTCCCCCTTGACCGCTTTGTACCTCGCCAAGCTCTGGGAGGAGGCCGGGGGCCCGCCGGGCACGCTCCAGGTCCTACCCGCCCAAGACCCCGTTCCCCTCTCCGAGGTGCTGATCTCCGACGAACGCATCCGCAAACTGACCTTCACCGGGTCGACCGAGGTCGGTAAGCTCCTCTACGAAAAAGCCGCCCGTACCATGAAGCGCGTCTCTCTCGAGCTTGGGGGGCACGCCCCGTTTCTGATCTTCGAGGACGCCGACATCGAGAAGGCCGTCGAACAAGCGATGATCGCGAAGTTCCGCAACATCGGCCAGTCCTGCGTGGCGGCGAACCGGCTGTACGTGCACGCACGCATCAAGGACGCCTTCGCCGAGGCGTACGCGGCGCGGGTGCGCCGGATGAAGGTCGGGAACCCCCTCGAGGAGGACACCGAGGTCGGTCCGCTGGTGGACGAGCGCGCTTTGGAGAAGGTGCAAGCGCACGTCGAGGACGCCCGCAAGCGCGGGGCGCGGGTCGTGGCGGGCGGGCAGGTCGAAGGTTTGACCTTCCACCCCACGGTCCTGGTGGACGTGGCCCCCGAGGCCCGCATCCTGCAGGAGGAGACCTTTGGTCCCGTCGCGCCGATCCTCGCCTTTGAGGACGAGTCGGAGGCCATCCAGTACGCGAACCGCGCGCCATATGGCCTCGCGGCGTACGTCTGGACGCGCGACCTCAGCCGTGCCTGGCGCGTGGCGGAAGCGCTCGAGTACGGCATCGTAGGCGTGAACGACGGGGTGCCCTCCACCCCGCAAGCCCCCTTCGGCGGGATGAAGTACTCCGGCGTGGGCCGCGAGGGCGGCAAGTGGGGGCTGGAGGAGTTTCTCGAGGTCAAGTACGTCTCCATGGCCCTACCCTAA
- a CDS encoding glycerophosphodiester phosphodiesterase, which translates to MTLPTHLTYKGRAAWLKYHRLLSGTHPHPPNSLSALAYVLEGGAAVIEFDVNRTEDGAYVLNHDLTLERETTGVGPLARVTQQEFKALRLRGTDEPPATLAEVVAVLKGVQRSLKVQIDLKELLPLPQTAAIALLEAIAPLRENAHLRVVVGCLGDWNLRLLRRLDPELLLGFDFAYHLDVPVESLVRLPMRVNAYGYLDDHPLGYRRLLSAAAYLRDRVEALVSLLPSAVEFYLRKEFVLKALADGFNPVAFIHAYRPGTVVDVWTLNASEPEARRTLTALLEAGADQITSNTPVQLAAMLEGKEG; encoded by the coding sequence ATGACCTTGCCCACCCACCTCACCTACAAGGGCCGCGCTGCTTGGCTTAAATACCACCGGCTCTTGAGCGGAACCCACCCCCACCCCCCTAACTCCCTCTCGGCGCTCGCGTACGTGCTGGAGGGGGGCGCGGCGGTCATCGAGTTCGACGTGAACCGCACCGAGGACGGGGCGTACGTGCTGAACCATGACCTCACCCTGGAGCGCGAGACCACGGGGGTGGGGCCGCTAGCGCGCGTAACGCAGCAGGAGTTTAAAGCCCTTCGCCTGCGGGGCACGGATGAGCCGCCGGCCACGCTGGCGGAGGTGGTGGCCGTCTTGAAGGGAGTGCAACGCTCCCTTAAGGTGCAGATCGACCTCAAGGAGCTCTTGCCATTACCCCAAACGGCAGCGATCGCTCTTTTAGAAGCGATCGCTCCCCTCAGGGAGAACGCGCACCTTCGGGTGGTGGTAGGGTGCTTGGGAGACTGGAACCTGCGCCTCCTGCGCCGGTTGGATCCCGAACTCCTTTTAGGGTTTGATTTCGCGTACCACCTGGACGTTCCGGTCGAATCCCTCGTGCGCCTGCCCATGCGGGTCAACGCCTACGGGTACCTGGACGACCACCCTCTTGGGTACCGCCGCCTCCTGTCCGCAGCAGCGTACCTGCGGGACCGCGTCGAGGCCCTGGTGTCCCTACTCCCCAGCGCTGTGGAGTTCTACCTTCGCAAGGAGTTCGTCCTCAAAGCCCTCGCGGACGGGTTCAACCCGGTGGCGTTCATCCACGCTTACCGGCCAGGGACCGTGGTGGACGTGTGGACGCTGAACGCCTCGGAGCCCGAAGCGCGCCGGACGCTCACGGCCCTCCTCGAGGCCGGGGCCGACCAGATTACCTCGAACACACCCGTGCAACTCGCGGCTATGCTGGAAGGGAAGGAGGGATAG
- a CDS encoding ABC transporter ATP-binding protein, translated as MKGVNVRLNGLSKRFGKVVALKRFDLEVQAGELIAFLGPSGCGKTTTLLMIAGIYRPTEGEIYFGDRRVDHLHPRDRDVGMVFQSYALYPHLTLFENIAFPLRLKRVPASEVERKVRQTAELLGIGHVLERRPAQVSGGQQQRAALARALVKEPQVLLLDEPLSNLDAQIRLQARSEIRRLQQELGVTSILVTHDQAEALAMADRIAVFSMGELQQFAPPDELYRRPVNTFVARFVGHPPMNLLEGRFEDGWFLKEELRIPVPPGHPTGPGYLGIRPEDVRLEGDVPARVRVVEPLGREALVTLELPGNAAFKALVPPGTRPGVGAEVRLGYDRRHVHFFDAAGRRVGP; from the coding sequence ATGAAGGGCGTGAACGTACGCTTAAACGGGCTCTCCAAGCGGTTCGGCAAGGTCGTCGCCCTGAAGCGCTTCGACCTCGAGGTCCAGGCCGGTGAGCTCATCGCCTTTTTGGGCCCCTCGGGCTGCGGCAAGACCACCACCCTCCTCATGATCGCTGGGATCTACCGGCCCACGGAGGGCGAGATCTACTTCGGCGACCGCCGCGTGGACCACCTGCACCCCCGGGACCGGGACGTGGGCATGGTCTTTCAGTCGTATGCCTTGTACCCGCACCTGACCCTGTTCGAAAACATCGCCTTCCCGCTCCGGCTTAAACGGGTGCCCGCGTCCGAGGTGGAGCGGAAGGTGCGCCAGACCGCGGAGCTTTTGGGGATCGGGCACGTCCTCGAGCGGCGCCCGGCGCAGGTCTCGGGGGGACAGCAGCAGCGCGCGGCGCTCGCCAGGGCCCTGGTTAAGGAACCCCAGGTTCTCTTGCTGGACGAGCCGCTTTCCAACCTGGACGCCCAGATCCGGCTCCAGGCGCGCAGCGAGATCCGCCGGTTGCAGCAGGAGCTCGGGGTGACCAGCATCCTGGTCACGCACGATCAGGCCGAAGCGCTCGCCATGGCCGACCGCATCGCCGTCTTCTCCATGGGGGAGCTGCAACAGTTCGCTCCCCCGGACGAGCTGTACCGCCGCCCCGTCAACACCTTCGTCGCGCGGTTCGTGGGGCATCCACCCATGAACCTGCTCGAGGGCCGGTTCGAGGACGGGTGGTTCCTCAAGGAGGAGCTGCGCATTCCCGTACCTCCAGGGCACCCCACGGGACCCGGGTACCTCGGTATTCGCCCGGAGGACGTCCGCTTGGAGGGGGATGTGCCCGCGCGGGTGCGGGTGGTCGAGCCGCTGGGCCGCGAGGCCCTGGTGACCCTGGAGCTCCCTGGGAACGCGGCGTTCAAGGCGTTGGTCCCGCCAGGCACACGCCCGGGGGTCGGCGCGGAGGTGCGGCTGGGGTACGATCGGCGGCACGTGCACTTCTTTGATGCCGCGGGGAGGCGGGTGGGGCCCTAA
- a CDS encoding carbohydrate ABC transporter permease: MPLLPPRWRLVLLLLAALSLPIATGLLWLFLTASFERVHGLIPVEPLSLDNWRFLWEPSINGRPSIWIALGNSLLFAGTVAFIEVLVASMAAYAISRLNFPGRTVYLGLILVLHAFPAISLIIAIFYILRVLGLFDTLTGVILVKAALELPLGIWLMKGFFDNLSWEMEMAALVDGASRWTLFWRIALPMVRPGLLALSTFALLSAWGEFILPFTLIVSGQRWTLALYLQSFLGESFTDFGLVAAVGLFYALPVVLFFILGQRYLLNLYSGGIKG, encoded by the coding sequence ATGCCCCTCCTCCCCCCACGCTGGCGCCTCGTGCTGCTGCTCCTCGCTGCCCTCAGCCTCCCCATCGCCACAGGCCTTCTCTGGCTCTTCCTCACCGCTTCATTCGAACGGGTGCACGGCCTGATCCCCGTCGAACCCCTTTCGCTGGACAACTGGCGGTTCCTGTGGGAGCCCTCGATCAACGGCCGCCCCTCGATCTGGATCGCGTTAGGGAACTCGCTGCTCTTCGCCGGAACCGTCGCGTTCATCGAGGTACTGGTGGCCTCCATGGCGGCCTACGCGATCTCCCGCCTGAACTTCCCCGGCCGAACCGTGTACCTGGGCCTCATCCTGGTGCTGCACGCCTTCCCCGCCATCAGCTTGATCATCGCGATCTTCTACATTCTCCGGGTCCTCGGCCTTTTCGACACGCTCACCGGCGTGATCCTGGTCAAGGCCGCCCTCGAGCTGCCCCTAGGGATCTGGCTGATGAAAGGGTTTTTCGACAACCTCTCCTGGGAGATGGAGATGGCCGCCCTCGTAGACGGCGCCTCGCGCTGGACCTTGTTCTGGCGCATCGCCCTGCCGATGGTGCGCCCGGGCCTCCTCGCGTTGAGCACCTTCGCCCTGCTCTCCGCGTGGGGCGAGTTCATCCTGCCCTTCACCCTGATCGTCTCGGGGCAGCGCTGGACCCTCGCCCTGTACCTGCAGAGCTTCTTGGGTGAGTCCTTCACGGACTTCGGGCTGGTCGCGGCGGTGGGCCTGTTCTACGCGCTTCCGGTCGTGCTTTTCTTCATCCTCGGCCAGCGGTACCTGCTCAACCTCTACTCCGGAGGAATCAAGGGATGA
- a CDS encoding carbohydrate ABC transporter permease, which yields MRRYASPLLFLLPATVLITLFFLIPVVATILLSMTDISTITFRDPSWVGLQNYRDLLQDPFMDKILLNTARYVGFTLLFNVGMGLVLALLSSLVPERYGDPFRALWLLPRIIPPVVYVFVWQGLMREAPYGLLSDLTGVSRNWISAEPWNVIVLANGLVGASFGMLIFTSAIRSIPTDLFYAAAVDGATTWQTVRRVVLPLLRWPILFVTAYQTLSLLTSFEYILLLTDGGPGFYTTTVWSLHAYKLALSNYFGNVEFGLGAAMAAVLVVIGVVVSLLYLRLFNFRTLVTEPKVEVN from the coding sequence GTGAGGCGGTACGCGTCCCCCCTGTTGTTCCTCTTGCCGGCTACGGTCCTCATCACCCTGTTCTTCCTGATTCCGGTGGTCGCCACGATCCTCCTGTCCATGACGGACATCTCGACCATCACCTTCCGCGATCCGAGCTGGGTGGGGTTGCAGAACTACCGCGACCTCCTCCAGGACCCCTTCATGGACAAGATCCTCCTCAACACCGCCCGGTACGTGGGGTTCACGCTGCTCTTCAACGTGGGGATGGGCCTGGTGCTGGCCTTGCTCTCCTCGCTCGTACCCGAACGGTATGGGGATCCGTTCCGCGCCCTGTGGCTGCTGCCCCGCATCATCCCCCCGGTCGTGTACGTCTTCGTCTGGCAAGGCTTGATGCGGGAAGCGCCTTACGGCCTATTGAGCGATCTCACGGGAGTCTCGCGCAACTGGATCTCCGCGGAGCCCTGGAACGTCATCGTGCTGGCCAACGGGCTGGTGGGCGCCTCGTTCGGCATGCTGATCTTCACCTCAGCCATCCGGTCCATCCCCACCGACCTCTTCTACGCCGCCGCGGTGGACGGGGCCACCACCTGGCAGACGGTGCGCCGGGTGGTGCTGCCCCTGTTGCGGTGGCCGATCCTGTTCGTCACGGCGTACCAGACCCTCTCGCTCCTCACCTCGTTCGAATACATCCTGCTGCTCACCGACGGCGGCCCCGGGTTCTACACCACCACCGTCTGGTCCTTGCACGCCTACAAGCTCGCCCTGTCCAACTATTTCGGCAACGTCGAGTTCGGCCTCGGAGCCGCGATGGCCGCGGTGCTGGTGGTGATCGGCGTGGTCGTCTCGCTCCTCTACCTGCGCCTCTTTAACTTCCGCACCCTCGTCACCGAACCCAAAGTGGAGGTGAACTGA
- a CDS encoding ABC transporter substrate-binding protein, with protein sequence MRVKWLLGILAVLLGLAYAQRTITIQAWTIGPDDPSITRFTNLQEAAERLNADLAKEGADFRVKVEGFFDTTDWDPYLRRVLLAFQSNQAPDIVQASAALSATWAAAGFIAPLDEYIPKYAQFEDVIPTLWDSVRFQGQIWGIPQDTEARPLYFNKTLLKQLGWSDAEIASLPERITNGEFTWDDVLKTAQEALEKGVIEPGKGYYHRPKNGPDFIQWYRSFGGRAFDPETGKLVFTKEAALRYFRWLKEAVDSGVLERDRLDGNWDRFHQNITDGKVLFFSGGTWNWAEWDQQWVADKGGQEWLFENFGFAPHPSYKKGGKPITLSNPQAYMVSANSPNKEIVVRLLAYTTVPELDGKHAVGSGHLPILKTTPETLDDRFTREVSYLLNFTTFQPAHADLSKWQDSFFRGVSAVESGDLSPEEAVEVVAAEMQRLLRDQVIIE encoded by the coding sequence ATGAGGGTTAAGTGGTTGCTTGGCATTCTAGCGGTTCTGCTCGGCCTGGCCTACGCCCAGCGGACGATCACGATCCAGGCGTGGACGATCGGGCCGGACGATCCTTCGATCACCCGCTTCACGAACCTGCAGGAGGCGGCGGAGCGCCTGAACGCCGACCTCGCGAAGGAAGGGGCGGACTTCCGCGTTAAGGTGGAGGGCTTTTTCGACACCACCGACTGGGATCCCTACCTGCGCCGCGTGCTGCTCGCCTTCCAGAGCAACCAAGCGCCGGACATCGTGCAGGCCTCGGCCGCGCTGAGCGCGACCTGGGCCGCCGCAGGGTTTATCGCGCCGCTCGACGAGTACATCCCCAAGTACGCCCAGTTCGAGGACGTGATCCCCACCCTGTGGGATTCGGTGCGCTTCCAGGGCCAGATCTGGGGGATCCCCCAGGACACCGAGGCCCGCCCCCTCTACTTCAACAAGACGCTCTTGAAGCAACTCGGTTGGAGCGACGCGGAGATCGCGAGCCTCCCCGAGCGGATCACGAACGGGGAGTTTACCTGGGATGACGTGCTCAAAACCGCGCAAGAAGCCCTGGAGAAGGGCGTGATCGAGCCCGGCAAGGGGTACTACCACCGGCCCAAGAACGGCCCGGACTTCATCCAGTGGTACCGGTCCTTCGGCGGGCGGGCGTTTGACCCGGAGACCGGCAAGCTGGTCTTTACCAAGGAGGCCGCGCTCCGCTACTTCCGCTGGTTGAAGGAAGCCGTGGACAGCGGGGTGCTCGAGCGCGATCGCCTCGACGGGAACTGGGATCGGTTCCACCAGAACATCACGGACGGCAAGGTGCTCTTCTTCTCTGGTGGGACGTGGAACTGGGCGGAGTGGGACCAGCAGTGGGTCGCGGACAAGGGCGGTCAGGAGTGGCTCTTCGAAAACTTTGGCTTCGCGCCGCACCCCTCCTATAAGAAGGGCGGAAAGCCCATCACGCTCTCAAACCCGCAGGCCTACATGGTCTCGGCGAACTCGCCCAACAAGGAGATCGTGGTGCGCCTGTTGGCCTACACGACCGTGCCTGAACTCGACGGTAAGCACGCGGTCGGCTCGGGGCACCTGCCGATCCTGAAGACCACCCCGGAAACCCTGGACGACCGGTTTACGCGGGAGGTCAGCTACCTCTTGAACTTCACCACCTTCCAGCCCGCGCACGCCGACCTCTCCAAGTGGCAGGACAGCTTCTTCCGGGGGGTTTCCGCGGTCGAGTCGGGTGACCTCTCGCCTGAGGAAGCCGTTGAGGTGGTCGCGGCGGAGATGCAGCGGCTCCTGAGGGATCAGGTGATCATCGAGTAA
- a CDS encoding DeoR/GlpR family DNA-binding transcription regulator — protein sequence MRAEERRSQIIRLLEQHGSVRVETLAERFGVSQVTIRKDLAELEARGLLQRTHGGATYTHKSLFNPSFREKLYLRQAEKRAIARAALEHIDEGDSIILDAGTTTLLLARLMKSRFRSLYVITNSVPVTLELAETRWELLLAGGQVRPHSLALIGPATVRTLEDYHVDKAFLGATGVSLEKGCTTPNPTEAEAKRAMLHAAERVFVLADSSKLGHATLARFAALEEVHHLITDTRAPAEFLAALRARGLEYTLAEVAPSASKREVTV from the coding sequence GTGCGCGCGGAAGAGCGGCGCAGCCAGATCATCCGGCTTTTAGAACAGCACGGCTCGGTCCGGGTCGAGACCCTCGCCGAACGGTTCGGCGTCAGCCAGGTCACGATCCGCAAGGATCTCGCCGAGCTCGAGGCCCGCGGCCTGCTGCAACGCACCCACGGGGGCGCGACCTACACGCACAAGAGCCTGTTCAACCCCTCGTTCCGAGAAAAGCTGTACCTGCGGCAAGCGGAGAAACGCGCCATCGCCCGCGCGGCGCTCGAGCACATCGACGAGGGGGACTCAATCATTCTGGATGCCGGAACCACGACGCTGCTTTTGGCTCGGTTAATGAAGTCCCGCTTTCGCTCGCTGTACGTGATTACGAACTCGGTCCCGGTCACCCTGGAGCTCGCGGAGACCCGCTGGGAACTCCTCCTCGCGGGCGGGCAGGTGCGGCCCCACAGCCTCGCGCTGATCGGGCCAGCCACGGTACGGACCCTCGAGGACTACCACGTGGACAAGGCCTTCCTTGGGGCTACCGGAGTCTCGCTCGAGAAGGGGTGCACCACCCCCAACCCCACCGAGGCCGAGGCCAAACGCGCGATGCTGCACGCTGCGGAACGGGTTTTTGTGCTTGCGGACTCCAGCAAGCTGGGGCACGCCACCCTGGCGCGGTTCGCGGCCTTGGAGGAGGTTCACCACCTCATCACGGACACGCGCGCCCCGGCGGAGTTTTTAGCGGCGCTGCGCGCGCGGGGGCTCGAGTACACCCTCGCTGAGGTCGCGCCGTCCGCTTCCAAGCGCGAGGTAACGGTATGA